In Nonlabens agnitus, the DNA window ACCGTGCCTTGTTTATCCTTGTTGCGTGTGTAAATTTTGTTGAGTGTAGAAATGCGTAGCAACTTCATAAGCGACCAGCCGCCTATGCGTCCCAGCACACCATATTTGTCGATATGGATTGCTTTTGCTACTTCATTTGCATTTACCAGACTCATAAATCAATTACCTACGTTTACCAACAAATATAACACAACGACAACGCATCATTCCCTGACGACCAGTTGGAGCGTTTCCTGGGTACGTTGTTTTAGTAAAACATCCTTGCCGTCTTCCATTTCCTGAATGGTATCACCAGCATAGTGGCGTATGGTATACAGCGACACACCACTCACGTGACTGACCTTAAAATCCTTTTGCAGTCCATCGAGTAATTCTTCCAGCTTGGCATATTTATCTTCTACACAAAGGGAAAAACTAATTGCACTGTTTTGTAAAAGTCCTACCTGTATTTTATTCTCACTAAGCTCGTCAAAGATCTTTGAGATACTCTTTTCACCAATAAAGCTGAAATCCCTGGACGCGATACGTAGGAACACCATATTCTTCCTCACGATAAAACAAGGTGTAGTAGGCACCAGGCTTTCACTGGAAGTAATGGTGGACCCATCTGCTTTAGGATCTATAAACGACTTAACATTAAGAGGTATGCTTTTCTCTTGAAGTGGCTGCAGTGTTTTAGGGTGAATAACACTGGCGCCGTAAAAAGCCAACTCAATAGCTTCATCATAAGGTATTTGTTGCAACAATACGGTATCGTGAAAGACACGTGGATCTGCGTTGAGAACACCTGGAACGTCCTTCCAGATCGTTACCTCGCTAGCGTTGAGACTATAGGCAAGAATCGCCGCCGTGTAGTCACTACCTTCACGACCTAGGGTTGTGGTAAAGCCGTTCTCATCAGATCCTATGAATCCTTGTGTAATAAACAATTCCTCATTACATTCTTTTTGGATTTGCTCCTCGGTATGCTCCCAATCTACCGTGGCGTCCCTATACTTATTATCAGTCATGATAAGTTGACGCGCATCTTTCCAGACCACGGGAATATCGCAGGAATTCAGATAGGCGGCCACGATTTTAGTAGACATTAATTCTCCATGACTCACGACTTGATCGTAAAGAAAACTGTAGTTGCGGCTCTTGTTGCGCAGCATTTCGCCTTTGAGTGACTCTACAATAGCTTTGAGGTCTTTTTTTATATCGCTTTCGCGAAAGCGAACTACCCAACCGTCCTCAACACCATCCGCATTCTTCTCTAGGTCTTCAATGATCTCCAAGTGTTGCTCCTGCAAATGATCAATAAGCTTGAGATAGCTGTTGTCATTAGATTCATAGCTGGCAATGACCGCCTCCAGCGCATTTGTAGTCTTGCCCATCGCTGAAACCACGATGCCCAGATTTTGGGTTCCCATGGTTTTTAAAACCTTAGTAACGTTGCGTACTCCATCGGCATCTTTTACTGATGCTCCTCCAAATTTGTAAATTCTCATTTTCCTAAATATTCTGCTAGTGATGTTCCATCCATTTGCGCCAGGTGCCATCCAGGAATGATGGTGGCGCCTGTGCTTTCATAAAATTCGACCGCATTTTTGTTCCATTCCAGAACCACCCATTCCACGCGTTTGACTTTTTGTTCCTGCGCGTGAGTGAGTACGCGATCATACAATGCCTTGCCTAGGCCTTTGCCTCGCATCTTTTCCGTAACGATCAAATCCTCTAAGTGAATCGTTTTTCCTTTCCAGGTTGAGAACCTTGGGTAGCATAAGGCGATGCCTTCTACCTTGCCATCATACTCACCTACAAAACACGTGAACAACGGTGGTTTTGTAGAGGCGTGATATTGCAACTCTTCTACCGTCACCTCAACGGCATCTGGTTCCTTCTCAAAAATGGCTAGTTCTGTAATAAGTTCCAGAACTCTAGGATAATCCTCACTTCTTGCTGGTCGTACGTGTATCATGACAACAAAGAAAAGTCAAAAAATATTAGAGGCACACAACAGAAGGCAAAAAGTGGGTAACGATAACGTTATAGTTTAACCAACGCTATATATTTGTGCAAACCAAAAGCTACATGGCACGTATCAACCAATCCCTAGGAGAATTTATAATTGAAAATCAAGGTGAGTTCGCTTACAGTAGCGGCGAGCTTTCAAGACTCATCAATTCCATACGTCTTGCCGCAAAAATGGTCAATCATGAAGTTAATAAAGCCGGTCTGGTGGATATTACTGGTAGCGCTGGTGAGATCAACACTCAAGGTGAAGATCAGCAAAAACTTGATGTATTTGCCAACAACGTATTTATACAAACCCTAACCAATCGAGAGATCGTTTGTGGAATCGCCAGTGAGGAAAATGAAGATTTTATCACCATTTCTGGATCCAATAGTGATCACAAGAATAAGTATGTGGTGTTGATCGACCCGTTGGATGGAAGTTCTAACATAGACGTGAACGTGTCCGTTGGAACCATTTTCTCGATCTATCGCAGGGTAACGCCATTAGGAACACCAGTACAAGTAGAGGATTTCTTGCAACCTGGTAACCTGCAGGTAGCCGCAGGCTATATTGTTTATGGTACATCCACCATGCTGGTCTATACGACTGGACATGGTGTCAATGGTTTCACACTTAACCCAGCATTGGGTACCTATTACCTATCGCACCCCAATATGAAGTTTCCTGAAGAAGGTCACATCTACAGTGTGAATGAGGGAAATTATGTACACTTCCCACAAGGGATCAAGGATTATATCAAATATTGCCAAAAGGAAGAAGGCGACCGACCATATACCAGTCGCTACATAGGTAGCCTTGTCAGTGACATACACCGTAATATGATCAAAGGCGGCATTTATATGTATCCTAAAAGTTCTAAAGCCGCCAAAGGAAAACTAAGATTGCTTTATGAATGCAACCCAATGGCATTTATTGTAGAACAAGCAGGTGGCAAAGCCAGCGATGGTACCACACGCATCATGGAACTAAAACCTACCGAGTTACACGAGCGCGTGCCTTTTATTTGCGGCAGCAAGAAAATGGTAGAAAAAGCCGAAGAATTTATCGCTAGGGCAAACAGTTGAAAATAGACTTCAAAAAAAAGAGCTTTTCCATCTGGAAAAGCTCTTTTTTTATTCAAGGGAAAAATTCCTATCTATTTTTATTCAAAAGATACCTGTAATCTTCCAGATTTAAGTGTCCGTTGAATATTTCAATCGAGCGTTCTACAAGGTATTCTGCATCTGCATCATTGTAACCTAGAGCGACCGCATACTTGCGCAACAGTCTGTGTTCTGGCTCGTCCATTCTATGGTCTGCAAAAACAATTTTGAATAGGTCGTGCAACCACTGTATGCGTTCTTCAGTTGTGTTAGGTGGCGTTACGGGATATTTGCTGGGATCCTTCATGATATCCTCAAAATCAGCGTCTGAAATGTCCAGCACACTCTTGAATCGCTGTAACATCACTTTCTCCTCATCCTTTAATCCCGAGGAGTGTGCAAGGGAAACAATTGTTGCAAAATGACTTTTATTTCTGGCGCTTTCTCCAGATTCAAATAATGATGAAAATGACATAATTCGTTTTTGATAAGTAGGTACAAATATAATAATATGGAGCTGCTATCAGATTTTTCTAGGATAGATGTTGCAGCATTTCAGCAACTGTTTTTTCAAGGTCATAAGCCGCACTCCAGTTCCAGTCGGCACGTGCCTGACGGTCATCAATGGACGATGGCCAGCTGTCAGCAATCTGCTGCCTGGAGTCTGGCTCATAAGTTATCTCAAAATCTGGCAGGTGTTTTTCAATGAAACGAGCCATTTCTTGAGGTGTAAAACTCATACCGCTTAAATTATAGCTGGATCGTTCTTTGATGTTCTCTGCTGGAGCTTTCATGATGTCCACAGTGGCTCTTATGGCATCCTCCATATACATCATAGGCAAAGCTGTGTCTTTGGACAAAAAACAGGAATAAGTACCTTCTTTTATGGCTTTATGAAAAATCTCGACGGCATAGTCTGTCGTGCCACCACCTGGCAAGGTCTTCCATGAAATAAGTCCAGGATAGCGTATGCTGCGCACATCAACACCATATTTACGATGATAATATTCACACCAGCGCTCACCGGTTTGTTTGCTTATGCCATAAACCGTGGTAGGCTCCATGATGGTATGCTGTGGCGTTTGTTCTTTGGGCGTTGTAGGTCCAAAAACCGCAATACTCGATGGCCAGAACACTTTCTTGATCTTTCCTTCTTTAGCCAGATCCAGAACGATAAACAAAGAATCCATATTGAGCTTCCAGGCTTTATCTGGAAACTTTTCACCAGTAGCGCTTAGCATCGCCGCCATAAGGTACACCTCATCCACCTTCTGGGATTCACAAACCTGGCTTACCTTTTCTCTATCCATCGCATCCAGTATCTCAAAAGGACCAGATTGCATCAACTCTTTATTTCCTTCCCTAATATCTGCGCCTATGACGTTGTCGTTTCCATAGAGGGAACGCAACTTCATGGTTAATTCAGTTCCTATCTGCCCGCAGGCACCTATGACTAGAATTTTATTTGGCATTATGCGATTAAGTTTCCTGCAAATATAGTGGACACCTACAAGCTATGGATGATAGGTAGCGATGGTTATACATATTTCGCTTTCGCGAAAGCGAACTCATCAATCATCCATGTATTCTCAACAACACTGTTAAGAATCGGTCTTTTACACATAGTATTTTAATTTTGGTTGCGAATGATAAAATGGGACTACTCAAACCAATCAGCTTTTTAAAGTGGAAATCTGTCACTATTTCCAAAAATGGGCTTTTCACTAGCCTAGAACTTACAACAATAAAGAGGTGCTTTTTTTGTTTAATTTTGACTTGTCTATGCGTTATATCCTTTTCCTATTTTTCAGCCTAGTATTAATTTCCTGTCAGGAAGAAGAACGTGATACGGTCAAGGCAGACAAGGTTGATGTTTCTCAAATCCAGTTTCCAGAAACCCAAGTGGCGCTCGTGGGCGAGGCACAAGGAATCGCCTCGCAATGGGAAGCCTACACGACCTTCCAAACTTCTTTTGAGAATTATGATCACAGTAAAGCGTCCACGCAGCGTCTGGCAACGCTGGCTGGTAATTTGCGTGCGAACATGATACCAGAGTTTGACAGTCAACCCATACGCTCCAGAATCCTGGTACTGGAGACCAGATTGAGGCGATACGCTTCCTTTTTAGGCTACACCAGCAAATCTGCCAACGAGTACAAGGAATATTACAGCAACATTATAGATGCACTGGACAACCTCAACG includes these proteins:
- the fbp gene encoding class 1 fructose-bisphosphatase; its protein translation is MARINQSLGEFIIENQGEFAYSSGELSRLINSIRLAAKMVNHEVNKAGLVDITGSAGEINTQGEDQQKLDVFANNVFIQTLTNREIVCGIASEENEDFITISGSNSDHKNKYVVLIDPLDGSSNIDVNVSVGTIFSIYRRVTPLGTPVQVEDFLQPGNLQVAAGYIVYGTSTMLVYTTGHGVNGFTLNPALGTYYLSHPNMKFPEEGHIYSVNEGNYVHFPQGIKDYIKYCQKEEGDRPYTSRYIGSLVSDIHRNMIKGGIYMYPKSSKAAKGKLRLLYECNPMAFIVEQAGGKASDGTTRIMELKPTELHERVPFICGSKKMVEKAEEFIARANS
- a CDS encoding aspartate kinase, with the protein product MRIYKFGGASVKDADGVRNVTKVLKTMGTQNLGIVVSAMGKTTNALEAVIASYESNDNSYLKLIDHLQEQHLEIIEDLEKNADGVEDGWVVRFRESDIKKDLKAIVESLKGEMLRNKSRNYSFLYDQVVSHGELMSTKIVAAYLNSCDIPVVWKDARQLIMTDNKYRDATVDWEHTEEQIQKECNEELFITQGFIGSDENGFTTTLGREGSDYTAAILAYSLNASEVTIWKDVPGVLNADPRVFHDTVLLQQIPYDEAIELAFYGASVIHPKTLQPLQEKSIPLNVKSFIDPKADGSTITSSESLVPTTPCFIVRKNMVFLRIASRDFSFIGEKSISKIFDELSENKIQVGLLQNSAISFSLCVEDKYAKLEELLDGLQKDFKVSHVSGVSLYTIRHYAGDTIQEMEDGKDVLLKQRTQETLQLVVRE
- a CDS encoding GNAT family N-acetyltransferase, with amino-acid sequence MIHVRPARSEDYPRVLELITELAIFEKEPDAVEVTVEELQYHASTKPPLFTCFVGEYDGKVEGIALCYPRFSTWKGKTIHLEDLIVTEKMRGKGLGKALYDRVLTHAQEQKVKRVEWVVLEWNKNAVEFYESTGATIIPGWHLAQMDGTSLAEYLGK
- a CDS encoding NAD-dependent epimerase/dehydratase family protein; protein product: MPNKILVIGACGQIGTELTMKLRSLYGNDNVIGADIREGNKELMQSGPFEILDAMDREKVSQVCESQKVDEVYLMAAMLSATGEKFPDKAWKLNMDSLFIVLDLAKEGKIKKVFWPSSIAVFGPTTPKEQTPQHTIMEPTTVYGISKQTGERWCEYYHRKYGVDVRSIRYPGLISWKTLPGGGTTDYAVEIFHKAIKEGTYSCFLSKDTALPMMYMEDAIRATVDIMKAPAENIKERSSYNLSGMSFTPQEMARFIEKHLPDFEITYEPDSRQQIADSWPSSIDDRQARADWNWSAAYDLEKTVAEMLQHLS
- a CDS encoding tellurite resistance TerB family protein — its product is MSFSSLFESGESARNKSHFATIVSLAHSSGLKDEEKVMLQRFKSVLDISDADFEDIMKDPSKYPVTPPNTTEERIQWLHDLFKIVFADHRMDEPEHRLLRKYAVALGYNDADAEYLVERSIEIFNGHLNLEDYRYLLNKNR